A portion of the Platichthys flesus chromosome 7, fPlaFle2.1, whole genome shotgun sequence genome contains these proteins:
- the LOC133956300 gene encoding tumor necrosis factor receptor superfamily member 14-like, which produces MNLRSKHLEAAPLLILLVKVFGWNTLTCRPTEYQIGNECCPLCPSGNRVETHCLEFSSTSCLPCVNDTFMNLPTGLNKCYPCTTCGPDSGLKTNTSCTATTDSVCEPLEGFYCIDRIENHCAAAQKHKQCQPGQYIKHRGTALTDSHCSECSDGSFSDGTLTSCRPHTQCESQNLQLMQPGTASTDAECGHLKKTPTAIIVSVVVLGLLVAGSLVALFLRRKHLAGKGPVPL; this is translated from the exons ATGAATCTGAGAAGTAAACATTTGGAAGCTGCACCTTTGTTG ATACTTTTGGTCAAAGTCTTCGGTTGGAATACGCTGACTTGTCGTCCAACTGAATATCAGATAGGGAATGAATGCTGTCCTCTTTGTCCCTCTG gAAATCGTGTTGAAACACACTGCCTGGAGTTCagcagcacttcctgtttgcccTGTGTGAATGACACCTTCATGAATCTTCCCACTGGACTTAACAAGTGTTACCCCTGCACGACCTGTGGTCCAG ATTCTGGTCTGAAGACAAACACTTCATGCACAGCAACAACGGATTCAGTTTGTGAACCTCTGGAAGGATTCTACTGTATAGACCGAATAGAGAACCACTgtgcagctgcacagaaacacaaacaatgtcaACCAGGGCAGTACATCAAACACAGAG gAACAGCCCTCACAGACTCTCATTGCTCTGAATGCAGTGACGGATCATTTTCTGATGGGACGCTTACGTCTTgtcgaccacacacaca ATGTGAATCACAAAACCTTCAGCTGATGCAACCAGGAACAGCTTCAACTGACGCTGAAtgtggacatttaaaaaagacaccAACTGCAATCATCGTTTCAGTGGTTGTTTTGGGTCTTTTGGTGGCTGGTTCATTAGTCGCCTTGTTTTTGCGGAGAAAACATCTTGCAg GAAAAGGACCGGTGCCCCTTTAA